Proteins co-encoded in one Gemmatimonadaceae bacterium genomic window:
- the mutL gene encoding DNA mismatch repair endonuclease MutL codes for MSRIAVLASAVADQIAAGEVVERPASIVKELVENALDAGATEIGVEVEDGGRGLIRIRDDGVGMSPAEAALALARHATSKIRVADDLVGVATFGFRGEALPAIASVSHLVLETAEADGEGTRVTVSQGIMGGSEAVARRRGTTISVTELFHAVPARRKFLKSARGEWRAIAELLATIALVRRDVRITATHDGKLAFTAVPARSWRERLAAVWTGMAPASLLDVDDVQGPVHVRGMVEQPSSVGLAARRVFLMVNGRAIRDPGLVRAAEAAYHSTIPAGARPSLALDIRLPGDAVDVNVHPAKAEVRFHDRWSIERVVETAVRRALGVAAAAPLQHARFGGERTWAPSSHTPDVAMLRATPDAAPWFGTAADDGASATPEAVISPAPAGDAPADVVEIPPLLQLRRTYLLFEREDGVVLIDQHSAHERVLYERLMVKMQGGGAVVQTLLFPLTLHLTPAEADAFEAHRDAFDALGFGIEGFGGQTLVVQSVPMPHPRFDAERALRETLASLAGDRIASTATRHERLAMTVACKAAIKAGEPLSAAEMRALYADLARTTLPAHDVHGRATIVQLSWDELERRFGRA; via the coding sequence ATGTCCCGCATCGCCGTCCTTGCCTCCGCCGTCGCGGACCAGATCGCCGCCGGCGAAGTCGTCGAGCGGCCGGCGTCGATCGTGAAGGAACTGGTCGAGAACGCCCTCGATGCCGGCGCCACCGAGATCGGCGTGGAGGTCGAGGATGGAGGGCGAGGACTGATCCGGATCCGGGACGACGGCGTCGGCATGTCGCCAGCCGAGGCGGCGCTGGCTCTGGCGCGCCACGCCACGTCGAAGATCCGGGTGGCGGATGACCTCGTGGGCGTCGCCACGTTCGGCTTTCGCGGCGAGGCGCTGCCGGCGATCGCGTCCGTCTCGCACCTCGTGCTGGAGACGGCGGAAGCCGACGGCGAGGGCACGCGGGTGACCGTCTCGCAGGGCATCATGGGCGGGTCGGAAGCGGTCGCACGGCGCCGCGGCACGACGATCAGCGTCACCGAGCTGTTTCACGCGGTGCCCGCACGCCGGAAGTTCCTCAAGAGTGCGCGCGGCGAGTGGCGGGCGATCGCAGAGCTGCTGGCGACCATCGCGCTGGTGCGACGCGACGTGCGCATCACGGCGACGCACGACGGCAAGCTGGCGTTCACCGCGGTGCCGGCCCGGTCGTGGCGCGAGCGGCTTGCCGCCGTCTGGACCGGGATGGCGCCGGCCTCCCTGCTCGACGTGGATGACGTGCAGGGGCCCGTGCACGTGCGCGGCATGGTGGAACAGCCGTCCAGCGTGGGGCTCGCCGCGCGACGCGTCTTCCTGATGGTGAACGGTCGCGCCATCCGCGACCCCGGCCTGGTGCGCGCGGCGGAGGCAGCGTACCACTCCACCATCCCGGCCGGTGCACGCCCATCGCTGGCGCTCGACATCCGCCTGCCGGGTGATGCCGTCGACGTCAACGTGCATCCGGCGAAGGCGGAGGTGCGTTTCCACGATCGGTGGTCCATCGAGCGCGTGGTGGAGACCGCGGTGCGACGCGCACTCGGCGTGGCGGCTGCGGCGCCACTGCAACACGCGCGGTTCGGCGGAGAGCGGACCTGGGCCCCGTCGTCCCACACGCCCGACGTGGCGATGCTGCGTGCCACACCCGATGCGGCACCGTGGTTCGGCACCGCGGCGGACGATGGTGCGTCGGCGACGCCGGAGGCGGTGATCTCGCCGGCACCGGCTGGCGACGCGCCCGCCGACGTGGTGGAGATCCCGCCATTGCTGCAGCTGCGACGCACCTACCTGCTGTTCGAGCGCGAGGATGGCGTGGTCCTCATCGACCAGCACTCGGCGCACGAACGGGTGCTCTACGAGCGGCTGATGGTGAAGATGCAGGGCGGGGGCGCCGTCGTGCAGACACTGCTCTTCCCGCTCACGCTGCACCTCACGCCGGCCGAGGCCGACGCCTTCGAGGCGCACCGCGATGCCTTCGATGCGCTCGGATTCGGCATCGAGGGCTTCGGTGGACAGACACTGGTCGTGCAGAGCGTGCCGATGCCGCATCCCCGCTTCGATGCCGAGCGGGCGCTGCGCGAGACGCTCGCGTCGCTCGCCGGCGATCGCATCGCGAGCACGGCCACGCGGCACGAGCGCCTGGCCATGACCGTGGCCTGCAAGGCCGCGATCAAGGCAGGCGAACCGCTGTCGGCGGCGGAGATGCGTGCGCTCTATGCCGACCTCGCACGGACCACGCTGCCGGCGCACGACGTGCATGGCCGCGCGACCATCGTGCAGCTGAGCTGGGACGAGCTGGAGCGGCGGTTCGGGCGTGCGTGA